A genomic window from Streptomyces sp. 846.5 includes:
- a CDS encoding PPOX class F420-dependent oxidoreductase, whose product MTARTALTETETAYLRTQHLARLATVDAKGRPQNNPVGFVIREDSAIDIGGWAMGTTKKWRNIAGNPHVALVVDDLASVQPWKVRGVEIRGEATQVVGPHDLGAQLSPELIRIRPTWILSWGLDG is encoded by the coding sequence ATGACAGCCAGGACAGCACTCACCGAGACCGAGACCGCCTACCTCAGGACGCAGCACCTCGCACGGCTGGCGACCGTGGATGCCAAGGGCCGTCCGCAGAACAATCCGGTCGGCTTCGTGATCCGGGAGGACAGCGCCATCGACATCGGCGGTTGGGCCATGGGAACCACCAAGAAGTGGCGCAATATCGCCGGCAATCCGCACGTCGCCCTGGTGGTGGACGACCTCGCGAGCGTGCAGCCGTGGAAGGTGCGCGGCGTGGAGATCCGCGGCGAGGCCACCCAGGTGGTCGGGCCCCATGACCTGGGCGCGCAGCTGAGCCCGGAGCTGATCCGGATCCGTCCGACCTGGATCCTCAGCTGGGGCCTGGACGGCTGA
- a CDS encoding bifunctional riboflavin kinase/FAD synthetase, which translates to MQRWHGLEEVPGDWGRSVVTIGSFDGVHRGHQLIISKVVEHARELGARSVVVTFDPHPSEVVRPGSHPPLLASHRRRAELMAELGVDAVLLIPFTLAFSQLAPEEFVKRVLVDALHTELIVEGPNFRFGHRASGDVALLAELGPRYGFAVDVCDLTVGAVHGGGMEGEAVPCSSSLARRLVAEGDVAGAAEVLGRPHRVEGTVVRGAQRGRELGYPTANVETLPHTAIPADGVYAGWLTADGELMPAAISVGTNPTFDGTARTVEAYAIDRVGLDLYGLHVSVDFLAYLRGMEKFDSIDALLDRMAVDVKRARELTD; encoded by the coding sequence GTGCAGCGCTGGCATGGCCTGGAGGAAGTCCCCGGGGACTGGGGGCGCAGCGTCGTCACCATCGGTTCCTTCGACGGGGTGCACCGGGGCCACCAACTGATCATCAGCAAGGTGGTCGAGCACGCCCGGGAGCTCGGTGCCCGTTCCGTCGTCGTCACCTTCGACCCGCACCCCAGCGAGGTGGTCCGCCCCGGCAGCCACCCGCCGCTGCTCGCCTCGCACCGGCGCAGGGCCGAGCTGATGGCCGAGCTCGGCGTGGACGCGGTGCTGCTGATCCCGTTCACCCTGGCCTTCTCGCAGCTGGCGCCGGAGGAGTTCGTGAAGCGGGTGCTGGTCGACGCGCTGCACACCGAGCTGATCGTGGAGGGGCCCAACTTCCGTTTCGGGCACCGCGCTTCGGGCGATGTCGCGCTGCTCGCCGAGCTCGGCCCGCGGTACGGGTTCGCCGTCGACGTCTGCGATCTGACGGTGGGTGCGGTGCACGGCGGCGGTATGGAGGGGGAGGCCGTACCGTGCTCCTCATCGCTGGCCCGCAGGCTGGTCGCCGAGGGCGACGTGGCGGGCGCGGCCGAGGTGCTGGGCCGTCCGCACCGGGTCGAGGGCACCGTGGTGCGCGGCGCCCAGCGCGGCCGCGAGCTCGGCTACCCCACCGCCAATGTGGAGACCCTGCCGCACACGGCCATCCCGGCCGACGGCGTCTACGCGGGCTGGCTGACGGCCGACGGCGAGCTGATGCCGGCGGCGATCTCGGTGGGGACCAACCCGACCTTCGACGGCACCGCGCGCACCGTCGAGGCCTATGCCATCGACCGGGTCGGCCTGGACCTGTACGGGCTGCACGTCAGCGTGGACTTCCTGGCGTACCTGCGCGGGATGGAGAAGTTCGACTCCATCGACGCGCTGCTGGACCGGATGGCGGTCGACGTCAAGCGGGCCCGCGAGCTGACGGACTGA
- a CDS encoding WXG100 family type VII secretion target, which yields MSGTDGHILVSFSTISNAAEEVRSTAARVQSQLDDLQAGVSRIAQSWEGKAQEGYQARQAEWNSSATDLHTVLTQIAAALDSAAQNYQATENKNATIWG from the coding sequence ATGTCCGGCACCGACGGCCACATCCTGGTCAGCTTCTCCACCATTTCGAACGCCGCCGAAGAGGTTCGCAGCACCGCCGCCCGGGTCCAGTCGCAGCTCGACGACCTGCAGGCCGGCGTCTCCCGGATCGCCCAGAGCTGGGAGGGCAAGGCGCAGGAGGGCTACCAGGCCCGCCAGGCGGAGTGGAACTCCTCCGCCACCGACCTGCACACCGTGCTGACCCAGATCGCCGCCGCGCTCGACAGCGCCGCGCAGAACTACCAGGCGACCGAGAACAAGAACGCCACCATCTGGGGCTGA
- the rbfA gene encoding 30S ribosome-binding factor RbfA, which yields MTDTARARKLADRIRVVVAETLERRIKDPRLGFVTITDTRVTGDLREATVFYTVYGDETERAASAAALESAKGVLRTEVGRQTGVRFTPSLTFVADAIPDTARHLDDLLVKARQQDAEVRSVAVGKTYAGEADPYRKPGEDDDGLVDDDGLVDSAGDE from the coding sequence GTGACCGACACCGCGAGGGCGCGCAAGCTCGCAGACCGCATCCGGGTGGTCGTCGCGGAGACCCTGGAGCGGCGGATCAAGGATCCCCGCCTGGGCTTCGTGACCATCACGGACACCCGGGTCACCGGTGACCTGCGCGAGGCCACCGTCTTCTACACGGTCTACGGCGACGAGACCGAGCGGGCGGCCTCCGCCGCCGCGCTGGAGAGCGCCAAGGGCGTGCTGCGCACCGAGGTCGGACGGCAGACCGGGGTGCGGTTCACGCCCTCCCTGACCTTTGTCGCCGACGCCATCCCGGACACCGCCCGGCACCTGGACGACCTGCTGGTCAAGGCCAGGCAGCAGGACGCCGAGGTGCGCAGCGTCGCCGTGGGCAAGACCTACGCCGGCGAGGCCGACCCGTACCGCAAGCCGGGCGAGGACGACGACGGGCTTGTCGACGACGACGGGCTTGTCGATTCAGCCGGGGACGAGTAG
- a CDS encoding DHH family phosphoesterase — MAPQQAAGTPATLVAGVPALPSPRNELAAAPGLTDGGLVDADWQPVLAAIRAASSVDLVCHVLPDGDALGSALAAGIALRSLGVEVRVSFGDDPQIVPASLAFLPAQELLVPASAVPDRPELLITFDVADVRRLGLLQAKAEAAETLVVIDHHASNGGFGTHLLIDPAAPATAVLVDELVRRLGVPLDVSIATCLYTGVATDTGSFRYSATTPATHELASRLLATGVRHDLISRRLWDTQSFGYLKVLAAALERAVLDPEAADGLGLVWTWVPWADLVSHGVLPEEIEGLIDVVRKASEAEATLVLKEDPDGSLRGSSRAKGAVDVAAACGALGGGGHAYAAGFTSHDPVAETVARFRAALRSS, encoded by the coding sequence GTGGCCCCGCAGCAGGCCGCCGGGACGCCCGCCACGTTGGTGGCGGGCGTCCCGGCGCTGCCGTCTCCGCGCAACGAGCTGGCAGCGGCGCCGGGCCTCACTGATGGCGGGCTTGTCGATGCGGACTGGCAGCCCGTGCTGGCGGCCATCCGCGCGGCCTCCTCGGTGGACCTGGTGTGCCATGTGCTGCCGGACGGCGACGCCCTGGGCTCAGCGCTGGCCGCCGGGATCGCGCTGCGGTCGCTGGGCGTCGAGGTGCGGGTGTCCTTCGGGGACGACCCGCAGATCGTGCCCGCCTCGCTGGCCTTCCTGCCCGCGCAGGAGCTGCTGGTCCCGGCCTCGGCGGTGCCGGACCGGCCGGAACTGCTGATCACCTTCGACGTCGCCGACGTGCGGCGGCTCGGTCTGCTGCAGGCCAAGGCCGAGGCCGCGGAGACGCTGGTGGTGATCGACCACCACGCCTCCAACGGCGGCTTCGGCACGCACCTGCTGATCGACCCGGCCGCCCCCGCGACCGCGGTCCTGGTGGACGAGCTGGTGCGGCGCCTCGGCGTCCCGCTGGACGTCTCCATCGCCACCTGCCTCTACACCGGGGTGGCCACCGACACCGGCTCCTTCCGCTACTCGGCGACCACTCCGGCCACCCATGAGCTGGCCTCCCGGCTGCTGGCCACCGGAGTGCGGCACGACCTGATCTCCCGGCGGCTGTGGGACACCCAGTCCTTCGGCTACCTCAAGGTGCTGGCCGCCGCGCTGGAACGGGCCGTGCTGGACCCCGAGGCGGCCGACGGTCTCGGCCTGGTGTGGACCTGGGTCCCCTGGGCGGACCTGGTGAGCCACGGGGTGCTCCCCGAGGAGATCGAGGGCCTGATCGACGTGGTCCGCAAGGCGTCCGAGGCCGAGGCCACCCTGGTGCTCAAGGAGGACCCGGACGGCAGCCTGCGCGGCTCCTCCCGGGCCAAGGGCGCGGTGGACGTGGCGGCGGCCTGCGGGGCCCTCGGCGGCGGCGGACACGCCTACGCGGCCGGCTTCACCTCGCACGACCCGGTGGCGGAGACCGTGGCCCGGTTCCGCGCCGCACTCCGCTCCAGCTGA
- a CDS encoding WXG100 family type VII secretion target, with protein sequence MSGQFRTTADEMRAFSSRISDVNAQIQAELSRLESLVSSITSGWQGSAAQSYNTLQAKWNQDAAKLNKVLNEIKEAIDATSAQYSGTEQEQQSSMSKIASALG encoded by the coding sequence ATGTCGGGTCAGTTCAGGACTACCGCCGATGAGATGCGGGCTTTTTCGAGCCGCATCTCCGACGTCAACGCGCAGATCCAGGCCGAGCTCAGCCGGCTCGAGAGCCTCGTCAGCTCCATCACCTCGGGGTGGCAGGGCTCCGCCGCGCAGTCGTACAACACGCTTCAGGCGAAGTGGAACCAGGACGCGGCCAAGCTCAACAAGGTGCTCAACGAGATCAAGGAAGCCATCGACGCGACCTCGGCGCAGTACTCGGGCACCGAGCAGGAGCAGCAGTCCTCGATGAGCAAGATCGCCTCCGCTCTCGGCTGA
- the truB gene encoding tRNA pseudouridine(55) synthase TruB has translation MKRKGTGPDGLVIVDKPAGITSHTVVARIRKLAGTRKVGHAGTLDPMATGVLVIGCERATRLLGHLALTSKTYEATIRLGQATVTDDAEGDVTSTASMAAVTPAAIEAGIAALTGDILQVPSSVSAIKIDGKRSYTRVREGEEVELASRPVTVSRFEVHARREARAEDGTPLIDLDVTVDCTSGTYIRALARDLGAGLGTGGHLTALRRTRVGPYTVEGSHTLAALEDSFADAVLPIADAAAAAFTRWDVDAEQARLLVNGVRIVGPGLDRALEPIAVFDPDGRFLALIEERGGKAKSLAVFV, from the coding sequence TTGAAGCGCAAGGGAACCGGCCCCGACGGGCTGGTCATCGTGGACAAGCCCGCAGGCATCACCTCGCACACCGTGGTCGCCCGGATCCGCAAGCTCGCCGGGACCAGGAAGGTCGGGCACGCCGGGACGCTGGACCCGATGGCCACCGGCGTGCTGGTGATCGGCTGCGAGCGGGCCACCCGACTGCTCGGGCATCTGGCGCTGACGTCCAAGACCTATGAGGCCACCATCCGGCTGGGCCAGGCCACCGTGACCGACGACGCCGAGGGGGACGTCACCTCCACTGCCTCCATGGCCGCGGTGACACCAGCGGCGATCGAGGCCGGGATCGCCGCGCTGACCGGCGACATCCTGCAGGTGCCCTCCTCGGTCAGCGCCATCAAGATCGACGGCAAGCGCTCCTACACCCGGGTCCGCGAGGGCGAGGAGGTGGAGCTGGCCTCCCGCCCGGTCACCGTCTCCCGCTTCGAGGTGCACGCCCGCCGCGAGGCGCGGGCGGAGGACGGCACCCCGCTGATCGACCTGGACGTCACCGTCGACTGCACCTCGGGCACCTACATCCGCGCCCTGGCCCGCGACCTCGGCGCCGGGCTCGGCACCGGCGGTCACCTCACCGCCCTGCGCCGCACCCGGGTCGGCCCCTACACCGTCGAGGGCTCGCACACCCTCGCCGCGCTGGAGGACTCCTTCGCGGACGCTGTGCTGCCCATCGCCGACGCCGCCGCGGCCGCCTTCACCCGATGGGACGTCGACGCCGAGCAGGCCAGGCTGCTGGTCAACGGCGTCCGCATCGTCGGCCCCGGCCTGGACCGGGCCCTCGAACCGATCGCGGTCTTCGACCCGGACGGGCGCTTCCTCGCCCTGATCGAGGAGCGCGGCGGCAAGGCCAAGTCGCTGGCCGTCTTCGTCTGA
- the eccB gene encoding type VII secretion protein EccB — translation MASRRNELSAYTFSRRRTVAAFLQPSGGGNEEDAPKPRRAVVPGLIVGAVAVAGFGAYGMIKPSAPLHWDTANAVIVDKETTTRYVMIDHKLHPVLNIASARLLLTAGSTVEEVDDKVLNSGKVPHAPTVGIPYAPDSLPTAKDAGTAKAWADCERPASGGQNTTDQKLFVLGGPDAAKVSGAGRVDAGHAAYVQAPSGTYLVDSTGTAHQLTADNGQAALLATAAFGATVGQPQTVTKDWLATLRIGDPISNPRSDIPNFGESVNFLGHDFHVGDTFKVSAGNGSYLHYVVLKDGVHPMSDFTDGLVQALMHEQQTTETVMSAAAVAGANDKAPFEQGKDWPKGSVSQVNTSASPVSCSVYTGSTTASGVPVLGLWTGSGYPVDSSSGTAGVYVTPGTGLLFRSVTGVSTTSGTVSLLTDTGLRYPVQLNTDGSSPSAGASAAAGSGSTGSSQTGQQQDNTQARLGYGGVTPLPVPAAWTGLLSAGPALTSAAAGQQQGS, via the coding sequence ATGGCGTCACGCCGGAACGAACTGAGCGCCTACACCTTCTCACGGAGGCGGACCGTCGCGGCCTTCCTCCAGCCCTCCGGCGGGGGCAACGAGGAGGACGCTCCCAAGCCCAGGCGTGCGGTGGTGCCCGGTCTGATCGTGGGGGCGGTGGCCGTGGCCGGGTTCGGCGCCTACGGCATGATCAAGCCGTCCGCGCCGCTGCACTGGGACACCGCCAACGCGGTGATCGTGGACAAGGAGACCACCACCCGCTACGTGATGATCGATCACAAGCTGCACCCGGTGCTGAACATCGCCTCGGCACGGCTGCTGCTGACGGCCGGTTCCACGGTGGAGGAGGTCGACGACAAGGTCCTCAACTCGGGCAAGGTTCCGCACGCCCCGACCGTGGGCATCCCCTACGCGCCCGACAGCCTGCCGACGGCCAAGGACGCGGGCACGGCGAAGGCCTGGGCCGACTGCGAGCGTCCCGCCTCCGGCGGGCAGAACACCACCGACCAGAAGCTGTTCGTCCTGGGCGGACCGGACGCGGCCAAGGTCTCCGGGGCGGGCCGGGTCGACGCCGGCCATGCCGCCTATGTGCAGGCTCCCAGTGGCACCTACCTGGTCGACTCGACCGGCACGGCGCACCAGTTGACCGCGGACAACGGGCAGGCCGCACTGCTGGCCACGGCCGCCTTCGGGGCCACCGTCGGCCAGCCGCAGACCGTGACCAAGGACTGGCTGGCCACTCTGCGGATCGGCGACCCGATCAGCAACCCCAGGTCGGACATCCCGAACTTCGGCGAATCGGTGAACTTCCTCGGGCACGACTTCCACGTGGGCGACACCTTCAAGGTGTCCGCGGGCAACGGCTCCTACCTGCACTACGTGGTGCTGAAGGACGGCGTCCATCCGATGTCCGACTTCACCGACGGTCTGGTCCAGGCACTGATGCATGAGCAGCAGACCACGGAGACCGTGATGTCCGCGGCCGCGGTGGCCGGGGCCAACGACAAGGCGCCGTTCGAGCAGGGCAAGGACTGGCCGAAGGGGTCCGTGAGCCAGGTGAACACCTCTGCCTCCCCGGTGTCGTGCAGTGTCTACACGGGCTCCACGACGGCGTCCGGTGTCCCGGTGCTGGGCCTGTGGACCGGCTCCGGGTACCCGGTCGACAGTTCGTCGGGAACGGCGGGCGTCTACGTCACCCCCGGCACCGGGCTGCTGTTCCGTTCGGTCACCGGGGTGAGCACCACCTCCGGCACGGTCAGCCTGCTGACGGACACCGGTCTGCGCTACCCGGTGCAGCTCAACACCGACGGCAGCAGCCCTTCCGCCGGTGCCTCGGCCGCGGCGGGCAGCGGTTCCACCGGCTCCTCCCAGACCGGCCAGCAGCAGGACAACACCCAGGCCCGGTTGGGCTACGGCGGGGTCACGCCGCTGCCGGTCCCGGCGGCGTGGACCGGGCTGCTCTCGGCGGGCCCGGCACTCACCTCGGCGGCGGCGGGCCAGCAGCAGGGCTCCTGA
- a CDS encoding serine protease, producing the protein MDEALVRVSDAAGRTRGTAFPVDREGTYLTSHEAVDGLPALLLVWPGGAVRRLTAAEIVPLPEFDLALLRTDAVMPPLPLAGGHGTRLINLPGPEQTLQGWVAGLVTARYAAAERWHLVADVWQLELDQAPHGLPVQASGTPVLDAETGAVTAVATAALRGRDRDAVLAVPLRAAAGHPVVADLLARNAATVPAYGRALNLAGVLELAAATVGPVLGLASARVDRPDGLPEGWGAQPVDRPVAALVGEPGSGRTTELAGLAVRRTRAAHRLPTVWLRGADVRADDASVMDAVGRALGTRADQACRLAAAAHRPLLIVLDGPEEMPQGLRLPVWCAETGIRLRREDATLLIGCRPEYWEQSRAHFSAEDLQPPLRLGPMPPAVAARAARSVGLLPGALPALYEAGVPRHPFTLRLLADLRSAAPRLPLVPLPGRAELLGARVDLACLRIAERLGPRSAGECRRMAAAVAGCVHEAARRMLGPGGGALDRSGFAEVFPPHWAPAVLAEGLLVPAGPGYRFAHEELSEWIQGGHLDLAAALDGLLGTGAESGSTGEAVGGTTPAAPAAPHGTHRRGGPRGHAVPPPQPPPAPVPVPHHRIGPVREALLRLQDDPVALEAWLSRLVLHLDGPEAAPPDSEAHWWASALLESVLLRLPDAEPYLPLLRSLAARMAARARAGDPALPLTLWTRLPLALPVRMDLLRLLSRSGTAEPLDAVAALLAADPAQAFPALCGWLRDEQSAPAALRLLRGHHSTGLDDLAEALVDVAHPRADVLLRELATVEPSAMCRAVDRWAHDPRPERHVAAAVHAPVLALALASGADRASAADADLALLRYAAEALLARTAERELHGAALAVLVADPATRGRHLPAAVDRYAAADPHLTPRSLAPALDSHPSLVLSGYRTRMHQPGEEAAAVLRTLGATPAPHARAAVARLVDEYLALHPEAAGHVAAWLAARTAHGPAERAALLPFVRDLADQPSPVLAAFRAALADSADPLHRELLSLLREAEPMQGSDQPHGRL; encoded by the coding sequence GTGGACGAAGCGCTGGTACGGGTCTCCGACGCCGCCGGGCGGACGCGCGGCACCGCGTTCCCGGTGGACCGCGAGGGCACCTATCTGACCAGCCACGAAGCCGTCGACGGGCTGCCCGCGCTGCTGCTGGTCTGGCCCGGCGGGGCGGTGCGCCGGCTCACCGCCGCCGAGATCGTGCCGCTGCCGGAGTTCGACCTGGCGCTGCTGCGCACCGACGCGGTGATGCCGCCGCTGCCGCTGGCGGGCGGGCACGGCACCCGGCTGATCAACCTTCCGGGTCCGGAGCAGACCCTCCAGGGCTGGGTCGCCGGCCTGGTGACGGCCCGTTACGCCGCGGCCGAGCGCTGGCACCTGGTCGCGGACGTCTGGCAGCTGGAACTCGACCAGGCGCCGCACGGACTGCCGGTGCAGGCCTCGGGCACCCCGGTGCTGGACGCCGAGACCGGCGCGGTCACCGCCGTCGCCACCGCCGCGCTGCGCGGCCGGGACCGGGACGCCGTGCTGGCGGTGCCGCTGCGGGCGGCGGCCGGGCACCCCGTGGTCGCCGATCTGCTGGCCCGCAACGCCGCGACGGTGCCGGCCTACGGGCGCGCGCTGAACCTCGCCGGGGTGCTGGAGCTGGCCGCCGCCACCGTCGGGCCGGTGCTCGGCCTGGCGTCGGCGCGGGTCGACCGTCCGGACGGGCTGCCCGAGGGCTGGGGCGCACAGCCGGTCGACCGTCCGGTGGCCGCCCTGGTCGGCGAGCCCGGCAGCGGACGGACCACCGAGCTCGCGGGCCTCGCGGTGCGGCGCACCCGGGCCGCCCACCGGCTGCCGACGGTCTGGCTGCGCGGGGCCGACGTCCGTGCGGACGACGCCTCGGTCATGGACGCCGTGGGCCGCGCCCTGGGCACCCGTGCCGACCAGGCCTGCCGGCTGGCCGCCGCGGCGCACCGGCCGCTGCTGATCGTCCTGGACGGCCCCGAGGAGATGCCGCAGGGGCTCCGGCTGCCGGTCTGGTGCGCGGAGACCGGGATCCGGCTGCGGCGCGAGGACGCCACGCTGCTGATCGGCTGCCGTCCCGAGTACTGGGAGCAGAGCCGCGCCCACTTCTCCGCGGAGGACCTGCAGCCGCCGCTGCGTCTCGGGCCCATGCCGCCGGCCGTCGCGGCGCGGGCGGCCCGGTCGGTAGGGCTGCTCCCGGGGGCGCTGCCCGCTCTGTACGAGGCCGGCGTACCGCGGCATCCATTCACCCTGCGGCTGCTGGCCGACCTGCGGTCGGCGGCGCCGCGACTGCCGCTGGTCCCCCTCCCCGGGCGGGCGGAACTGCTCGGCGCCCGCGTCGATCTCGCCTGCCTGCGGATCGCCGAACGGTTGGGACCGCGCAGCGCGGGGGAGTGCCGCCGGATGGCCGCCGCCGTCGCCGGATGCGTGCACGAGGCGGCCCGGCGGATGCTGGGGCCCGGCGGGGGAGCGCTCGACCGGAGCGGGTTCGCCGAGGTGTTCCCGCCGCACTGGGCGCCCGCGGTGCTGGCCGAGGGGCTGCTGGTACCCGCCGGACCGGGCTACCGCTTCGCCCACGAGGAGCTGTCGGAGTGGATCCAGGGCGGCCATCTGGACCTCGCCGCAGCCCTCGACGGCCTGCTCGGCACCGGGGCCGAGAGCGGCAGCACCGGCGAAGCCGTCGGCGGCACCACGCCGGCCGCTCCCGCCGCGCCGCACGGCACCCACCGCCGCGGCGGTCCGCGCGGGCACGCCGTACCGCCCCCGCAGCCGCCGCCCGCGCCTGTTCCGGTCCCGCACCACCGGATCGGGCCGGTCCGCGAGGCCCTGCTACGGCTTCAGGACGACCCGGTGGCCCTGGAGGCATGGCTCAGCCGGCTGGTGCTGCACCTGGACGGCCCCGAGGCCGCGCCCCCGGACAGCGAGGCGCACTGGTGGGCCTCGGCCCTGCTGGAGTCGGTGCTGCTGCGGCTGCCCGACGCCGAGCCGTACCTGCCGCTGCTGCGGTCTCTCGCCGCCCGGATGGCGGCCCGGGCCCGGGCCGGGGATCCCGCGCTGCCGCTCACCCTCTGGACCCGCCTGCCGCTGGCACTGCCGGTCCGGATGGACCTGCTGCGCCTGCTGTCCCGCAGCGGGACGGCGGAGCCGCTCGACGCGGTGGCCGCCCTGCTCGCCGCCGACCCGGCCCAGGCCTTCCCCGCGCTCTGCGGCTGGCTCAGGGACGAACAGTCGGCCCCGGCCGCACTGCGGCTGCTGCGCGGCCACCACAGCACCGGCCTGGACGACCTGGCCGAGGCGCTGGTCGACGTGGCCCATCCGCGCGCCGACGTGCTGCTGCGGGAGCTGGCGACGGTCGAGCCGTCGGCGATGTGCCGGGCGGTCGACCGCTGGGCGCACGATCCACGCCCGGAACGGCATGTGGCCGCCGCCGTCCACGCGCCCGTACTGGCACTCGCGCTGGCGTCCGGCGCCGACCGGGCCTCAGCCGCAGACGCCGACCTGGCGCTGCTCCGCTACGCCGCCGAGGCCCTGCTCGCCCGTACCGCCGAGCGGGAACTCCACGGCGCCGCCCTGGCCGTGCTGGTGGCCGACCCGGCCACCCGGGGCCGTCACCTGCCGGCCGCCGTCGACCGCTATGCCGCCGCCGACCCCCATCTGACGCCCCGCTCGCTGGCACCGGCCCTCGACAGCCACCCCTCGCTGGTCCTCTCCGGCTACCGGACCCGGATGCACCAGCCGGGGGAGGAGGCAGCGGCGGTGCTCCGCACCCTGGGCGCCACCCCCGCCCCGCACGCCAGGGCGGCCGTGGCCCGCCTGGTCGATGAGTACCTCGCCCTGCACCCCGAGGCTGCGGGCCATGTCGCCGCCTGGCTGGCGGCCCGCACCGCGCACGGTCCGGCCGAGCGGGCCGCGCTGCTCCCCTTCGTCCGGGACCTCGCCGACCAGCCATCGCCGGTGCTCGCCGCCTTCCGCGCAGCGCTGGCCGACAGCGCCGATCCGCTGCACCGGGAACTGCTGTCGCTGCTCCGCGAGGCCGAGCCAATGCAGGGCAGCGATCAGCCGCATGGCAGGCTATAG
- the eccE gene encoding type VII secretion protein EccE produces MSSQTAPPRVQRPEGPSDSPGASAYAARRTAPVQPVPRPRPGRLGPLRLPQLVLFEIAAVLVALGLGGGMKVLVPCGSVALVLVLLALVRRHGLTPAEMMRARSGLRARQRRARADAAEAATPAVELNPALAPVLECEPALRTVQHTVQVEGSATTGRRDRREIGMIGDGTFLTAVIQVEAMDDPLRPVRGAHAGLPLDLLADGLQVDDVTLDAVQVVQYSQPAPAPHLPEQALAARGYRELPDGATTPGLRMTWVAVRLDPELCRTAVAARGGGEAGARKALQRATDQLASRLVGAGLRATVLDASGVVAAVSTATCASPLRTNASATGGRRTSETAKAWRCDDRWHTTYWIGQWPRLAAAGTGAGSAELVNLLTGMPGLGSSFGLTLRQAGTGAVALSGHVRVTARGEGDLDQVTRQLEARARSAGVGLVRLDHEQVPGVLATLPLGGTR; encoded by the coding sequence ATGTCCAGCCAGACCGCACCACCGCGCGTCCAGCGACCCGAAGGGCCGTCGGACTCGCCCGGCGCGAGCGCCTACGCGGCCCGCCGCACGGCTCCGGTCCAGCCGGTGCCGCGCCCCCGGCCGGGGCGGCTCGGGCCGCTGCGGCTGCCGCAGCTGGTCCTGTTCGAGATCGCCGCGGTGCTGGTCGCGTTGGGCCTCGGCGGCGGGATGAAGGTGCTGGTCCCGTGCGGATCGGTGGCCCTGGTCCTGGTGCTGCTGGCGCTGGTGCGCCGGCACGGACTCACCCCCGCCGAGATGATGCGCGCCCGGTCCGGTCTGCGGGCCCGGCAGCGCAGGGCCCGGGCGGACGCGGCCGAGGCCGCGACGCCGGCCGTCGAGCTGAACCCGGCGCTCGCCCCGGTGCTGGAGTGCGAGCCCGCACTGCGGACCGTGCAGCACACCGTGCAGGTGGAGGGCAGTGCGACCACCGGCCGTCGGGACCGGCGCGAGATCGGCATGATCGGTGACGGGACCTTCCTCACCGCGGTCATCCAGGTCGAGGCGATGGACGATCCGCTGCGTCCGGTCCGCGGCGCGCACGCCGGGCTGCCGCTGGATCTGCTGGCCGACGGACTCCAGGTCGACGACGTGACCCTGGACGCGGTCCAGGTCGTCCAGTACAGCCAGCCCGCCCCCGCGCCGCACCTGCCCGAACAGGCGCTGGCCGCCCGCGGCTACCGCGAACTGCCGGACGGCGCCACCACTCCGGGCCTGCGGATGACCTGGGTCGCGGTACGGCTGGACCCCGAGCTGTGCCGCACCGCCGTGGCCGCCCGCGGCGGCGGCGAGGCCGGCGCCCGCAAGGCGCTGCAGCGCGCCACCGACCAGCTGGCCAGCCGACTGGTGGGGGCCGGCCTGCGGGCGACGGTGCTCGACGCGAGCGGCGTCGTCGCCGCCGTCTCCACCGCGACCTGCGCCAGCCCGCTGCGCACCAACGCATCGGCCACCGGCGGCCGCCGCACCTCGGAGACCGCCAAGGCCTGGCGCTGCGACGACCGCTGGCACACCACCTACTGGATCGGCCAGTGGCCCAGGCTCGCCGCCGCGGGGACCGGTGCGGGCTCCGCCGAGCTGGTCAACCTGCTCACCGGGATGCCCGGGCTGGGCAGCAGCTTCGGCCTGACGCTGCGTCAGGCCGGCACCGGCGCCGTCGCGCTGAGCGGACACGTCCGGGTGACCGCGCGCGGTGAGGGCGACCTCGATCAGGTGACCCGTCAGTTGGAGGCGCGGGCCAGGAGCGCCGGGGTCGGACTGGTCCGGCTCGACCACGAGCAGGTGCCGGGCGTGCTGGCGACGCTGCCGCTGGGCGGCACACGGTGA
- a CDS encoding DUF503 domain-containing protein, giving the protein MFVGTLTFDLLLGDIHSLKEKRSIVRPIVAELQRKYSVCAAETGDQDLHRRSEIGLAVVSGDVSYVTEILDSCERLVSGRPEVQLLSARRRLRDDDDE; this is encoded by the coding sequence ATGTTCGTGGGAACACTGACCTTCGACCTTCTGCTCGGCGATATCCACTCGCTCAAGGAGAAGCGTTCGATCGTCCGGCCCATCGTGGCCGAACTGCAGCGCAAGTACAGCGTGTGCGCTGCCGAGACCGGGGACCAGGACCTGCACCGCAGGAGCGAGATCGGACTGGCCGTGGTGTCGGGCGACGTCTCGTACGTCACCGAGATCCTGGACAGCTGTGAACGGCTGGTCTCCGGGCGTCCCGAGGTCCAGTTGCTGTCGGCCCGCCGCCGGCTCCGGGACGACGATGACGAATAG